A genomic window from Microvirga sp. TS319 includes:
- a CDS encoding MDR family MFS transporter — MRKVRLLPLIIATALFMENMDSTVISTSLPMIALDLGTDPIALKLALTSYLVSLAIFIPISGWMADKYGARTIFTAAIGVFMAGSLASAGAHSLEGFVIARFVQGMGGAMMVPVGRLVILRSVPRNEVVQAMALLTIPALIGPVVGPPLGGFITTYFHWRWIFFINIPIGIIGIILGTMFVPNIREEDTPPLDVVGFLLSGSGLALLMLGLASGGRHLIPEEVSLGCVVGGILCVALYVRHAKRTPHPVLRLDLLKVPTFRISIVGGSLFRVGIGAIPFLLPLMLQVGFGLSPVASGSLTFVAAVGALFMKTMAKRILERFGFHRVLTINAFIGAAFVAFNGFFTPSTPHWLIMIILLVGGCFRSLQFTSLNAIAFAEVSKRDMSYATSLSSAAQQVALSMGVAFGAFVVEAVAHMHGRAAIAAEDFGPAFWAVAAVSAVAGFAFARLEPTAGAEMSGHRAVERKPAATGLGDGTTNLGEEVERR; from the coding sequence CTGCGCAAGGTCCGTCTTCTCCCCCTGATCATCGCCACCGCCCTGTTCATGGAAAACATGGACTCCACGGTGATTTCCACCTCACTCCCGATGATCGCCCTGGACCTGGGCACCGATCCGATCGCCCTGAAGCTCGCCCTCACCTCCTACCTGGTGAGCCTTGCCATCTTCATCCCGATTTCCGGCTGGATGGCCGACAAGTACGGCGCGCGGACCATTTTCACAGCCGCCATCGGCGTGTTCATGGCAGGCTCGCTCGCCAGCGCCGGCGCCCACTCGCTCGAAGGCTTCGTCATCGCCCGCTTCGTGCAGGGCATGGGCGGGGCGATGATGGTGCCGGTCGGGCGCCTCGTGATCCTGCGCAGCGTACCCCGCAACGAGGTGGTGCAGGCCATGGCGCTTCTGACCATCCCGGCCCTCATCGGCCCGGTGGTCGGCCCGCCTCTCGGGGGCTTCATCACCACCTATTTCCACTGGCGGTGGATCTTCTTCATCAACATCCCGATCGGCATCATCGGCATCATCCTCGGCACGATGTTCGTGCCGAACATCCGCGAGGAGGACACGCCGCCCCTCGACGTCGTGGGCTTCCTGCTCTCCGGCAGCGGCCTTGCCCTTCTGATGCTGGGGCTGGCTTCCGGCGGACGCCATCTCATCCCCGAGGAGGTGTCGCTCGGCTGCGTGGTCGGCGGTATCCTGTGTGTCGCGCTCTACGTCCGGCACGCGAAGCGGACGCCGCATCCGGTTCTGCGGCTCGATCTTCTCAAAGTGCCGACCTTCCGCATCAGCATCGTGGGCGGATCGCTGTTCCGGGTCGGCATCGGGGCGATTCCCTTCCTTCTTCCGCTGATGCTCCAGGTCGGGTTCGGCCTGAGCCCCGTCGCGTCGGGATCGCTCACCTTCGTGGCGGCCGTGGGCGCATTGTTCATGAAGACCATGGCCAAGCGCATCCTCGAGCGTTTCGGCTTCCACCGCGTCCTGACGATCAACGCGTTCATCGGGGCGGCCTTCGTGGCTTTCAACGGGTTCTTCACGCCCTCGACGCCCCATTGGCTGATCATGATCATCCTGCTGGTCGGCGGCTGTTTCCGCTCGCTCCAGTTCACGAGCCTGAACGCCATCGCCTTCGCGGAAGTGTCGAAGCGCGACATGAGCTATGCGACGAGCCTGTCGAGCGCGGCCCAGCAGGTGGCGCTGAGCATGGGCGTCGCCTTCGGCGCCTTCGTGGTCGAGGCCGTGGCCCACATGCACGGCAGGGCGGCCATCGCGGCGGAGGATTTCGGCCCAGCCTTCTGGGCCGTGGCGGCGGTCTCCGCCGTCGCGGGCTTCGCCTTCGCCCGCCTCGAACCCACGGCGGGCGCGGAAATGTCGGGTCACCGCGCCGTCGAACGGAAGCCCGCGGCCACGGGCCTCGGCGACGGCACTACAAATCTCGGTGAGGAGGTGGAACGCCGCTAG